One genomic region from Thermocrinis sp. encodes:
- a CDS encoding ABC transporter permease, with protein MSLIFRLALRYLTSVKGSALLVSLISFLGISLSVSAILLTMGAFSGFQKALKEKILSTTPHVIVSLIEDGNYELEERKIKNLPEVKNVIHITIYHGIVSKEGRVQAVSVKGMRKEEAGLNIEGGILVGDGLASLLGINVGDEITLISPLSVRTPFGFVPKVGYYRVAGFIKAGTFEQDYLTIVMSVDEAQKFFGDQWQLKGYEVYLKDPYLAQGVKEKIEKVLGSKAFVRSWIDLNQQLFNALQLEKVAIFFVLLLMATLSSFNITSLLFMKVRDKVRDIAILRTYGFKRKDIMLTFLMQGLLLGFSGAVSGIILAFVGQFLINHYRLIRVPSEVYLMDHIPSNIEVVDGVITFLLALLISLLASVIPSYRASKLSVVEILRKD; from the coding sequence ATGAGTTTAATTTTTAGATTAGCTCTTCGATATCTTACAAGCGTTAAAGGTTCAGCCCTGTTGGTTTCTCTCATTTCCTTTCTGGGTATATCTCTCAGCGTAAGTGCCATATTGCTTACGATGGGTGCCTTTTCTGGGTTTCAAAAGGCGCTTAAAGAAAAGATTTTATCCACTACACCTCACGTAATAGTTAGCTTAATTGAGGATGGCAATTACGAGTTAGAAGAGAGGAAAATAAAGAATCTTCCGGAAGTGAAAAATGTAATCCACATAACCATATATCACGGTATAGTTTCCAAAGAGGGAAGGGTGCAAGCGGTGAGTGTGAAGGGTATGAGGAAAGAGGAAGCGGGTTTAAACATTGAGGGTGGTATTCTGGTGGGAGACGGACTGGCTAGTTTACTGGGTATAAACGTAGGAGATGAGATAACCTTGATTTCTCCACTCAGTGTGAGAACGCCCTTTGGCTTTGTTCCAAAGGTGGGATATTATAGAGTAGCCGGCTTTATAAAAGCAGGAACTTTTGAGCAGGATTATCTAACCATAGTAATGTCCGTAGATGAGGCTCAAAAGTTCTTCGGAGACCAGTGGCAGCTGAAGGGCTACGAAGTGTATCTAAAGGATCCCTACCTGGCTCAGGGGGTAAAAGAAAAGATAGAAAAGGTACTTGGTTCAAAAGCCTTTGTTCGTTCTTGGATAGATCTGAATCAACAGCTCTTTAACGCTTTACAGCTTGAAAAGGTAGCCATCTTTTTCGTCTTGCTTCTTATGGCAACCTTATCCTCCTTTAACATCACAAGCTTGCTTTTTATGAAGGTAAGAGACAAGGTAAGGGACATAGCCATACTCAGAACCTACGGATTTAAGAGAAAGGATATAATGCTTACCTTCTTAATGCAAGGTCTTCTTTTAGGCTTTAGTGGTGCGGTTTCGGGAATTATATTAGCTTTTGTAGGACAGTTTTTAATAAACCACTACAGGCTTATTAGAGTACCTTCAGAGGTTTATCTGATGGATCACATCCCCTCCAACATAGAGGTAGTGGATGGAGTTATAACTTTCCTTTTGGCTTTGCTGATTTCACTTTTGGCAAGCGTCATACCTTCCTACAGAGCAAGCAAGCTGAGCGTGGTGGAAATCCTAAGAAAGGACTGA
- the rplT gene encoding 50S ribosomal protein L20, which yields MRVKGPSSRKFKKKILKLAKGFRGKRHTSYRRAKEFVFRALQYQYRDRRQRKRQFRRLWIARINAAVRPYGLSYSKFMHGLKKAEITLNRKMLAEMAVRDPEGFSKIVEIAKKALATV from the coding sequence ATGAGAGTAAAGGGACCATCTTCCAGGAAGTTTAAGAAAAAAATTCTAAAGCTTGCCAAGGGCTTTAGAGGTAAAAGGCATACGAGCTACAGAAGGGCAAAGGAGTTTGTTTTTAGGGCTCTGCAGTATCAGTACAGAGACAGACGTCAGAGAAAGAGACAGTTTAGAAGGCTTTGGATAGCTAGAATAAATGCTGCGGTAAGACCTTACGGACTTTCATACAGCAAGTTTATGCACGGTCTAAAGAAGGCAGAAATAACGCTGAACAGGAAGATGCTGGCGGAGATGGCGGTAAGAGATCCAGAAGGTTTCTCAAAAATCGTAGAAATAGCCAAAAAAGCCTTAGCTACCGTATGA
- the pheS gene encoding phenylalanine--tRNA ligase subunit alpha encodes MNLEEIERQAKEEISKASDVQQLQLIKAKYLGKKGYITLALREITKVPPEQRREYGSRLNQLKELVENLVRQAEDRIRKETIEKEIRSSWQELTVSLPKYAGAIHPITQTLQRIQDIFVSMGFSVEEGPEVELESYNFDLLNIPKEHPARDMQDTFYVNKEGYLLRTHTSPVQIRVMLSKKPPIYMIAPGRVYRRDDDPTHSPVFHQVEGLVVNESANFKHMKYTIEVFLKEFFEREVPVRFRASYFPFTEPSAEVDIGCLVCGGEGCRVCKGSGWLEVMGCGMVHPQVLENCGIDSELYQGFAFGMGVERLCMLYFGIDNIKLFYENDLRFLRQFRWS; translated from the coding sequence ATGAACTTAGAAGAAATTGAAAGACAGGCGAAAGAGGAAATAAGCAAAGCCTCAGACGTTCAACAGCTCCAACTCATAAAGGCTAAGTACTTAGGAAAGAAAGGATACATAACCTTAGCTCTGAGGGAAATCACAAAGGTTCCACCGGAGCAAAGAAGAGAATACGGATCAAGGTTAAACCAACTGAAGGAATTAGTGGAGAACCTCGTAAGACAAGCGGAGGACAGGATAAGAAAGGAGACAATAGAAAAGGAAATACGCAGTAGCTGGCAAGAGCTAACGGTGAGTCTGCCAAAGTACGCTGGAGCTATTCACCCTATAACTCAAACCTTGCAGAGAATACAGGACATATTTGTGAGCATGGGTTTTTCGGTGGAAGAAGGTCCTGAGGTAGAGCTTGAAAGCTACAACTTTGACCTTCTGAACATTCCAAAAGAGCATCCTGCAAGAGATATGCAGGATACCTTTTACGTTAATAAAGAAGGCTATCTTTTAAGAACTCATACGTCCCCAGTTCAGATAAGGGTTATGCTCTCTAAAAAGCCACCAATATACATGATAGCGCCAGGAAGGGTTTACAGAAGGGACGATGATCCTACTCATTCTCCCGTTTTCCATCAGGTGGAAGGGTTAGTAGTGAATGAATCGGCAAACTTCAAACACATGAAATACACCATAGAGGTTTTCCTGAAGGAGTTTTTCGAAAGGGAAGTACCAGTGAGATTCAGAGCTTCCTACTTTCCCTTTACAGAACCCTCGGCGGAGGTGGACATCGGTTGTTTGGTGTGTGGTGGTGAAGGGTGCAGAGTGTGTAAAGGCAGCGGCTGGTTAGAAGTTATGGGCTGTGGTATGGTCCATCCTCAGGTGTTGGAAAACTGCGGAATAGACAGTGAGCTTTATCAGGGCTTTGCCTTTGGGATGGGAGTGGAAAGGTTGTGTATGCTGTACTTTGGAATAGACAACATAAAGCTTTTCTACGAAAACGACCTGAGATTTTTGAGGCAGTTTAGGTGGAGCTAA
- the trpE gene encoding anthranilate synthase component I → MELSLSLEELKNLSKQYDVIPLFVERLADTETPLSIFLKLKGVGQYRALLESAEGGAKWGRFSFIAFGSRLCYKFKDGKAEVWEEGKKTEFETKDPFEYPRELLKRLRAYKDPRLPRFWGGLVGYVAYDVIRFFEPVKIEKPKVIDLPEVFLFMTDVLLIHDNLSGKIKVVVPLFVGKDVEESYFKAKDLTENILEKVYGGCVYPKHYEGREPDLNKWQSNFKKEEFEKAVLRAKEYIAQGDAIQVVLSQRFKRSFKADPEDVYRVLRFLNPSPYMYYLDLLECQVVGSSPEVLVRVEEGKALTRPIAGTRRRGKDEEEDRALEEELLKDEKERAEHLMLVDLGRNDLGKVCKPGTVVVKDFMRVERYSHVMHLVSDVEGEVLEGLSPFDVLKACFPAGTVSGAPKVRAMQIVEELEPERRGIYAGSVGYVSFEGNMDMAIAIRTAIYKDGEVFVQAGAGIVADSDPHKEWLETVNKAKALIKAVDMVD, encoded by the coding sequence GTGGAGCTAAGTTTAAGCCTTGAAGAGCTAAAAAATCTATCAAAACAATACGATGTGATACCCCTTTTTGTGGAAAGATTAGCAGATACAGAAACTCCCCTCAGTATCTTTTTAAAGTTAAAAGGTGTAGGTCAGTATAGAGCCCTGTTGGAAAGTGCGGAGGGTGGGGCAAAGTGGGGAAGGTTTTCTTTCATAGCCTTTGGCTCAAGGTTGTGCTACAAGTTCAAGGATGGAAAGGCTGAAGTGTGGGAAGAGGGTAAAAAGACGGAGTTTGAAACAAAGGACCCTTTTGAATATCCAAGAGAGCTTTTAAAAAGGCTAAGAGCCTACAAGGATCCAAGATTGCCGAGGTTTTGGGGCGGATTGGTGGGCTACGTGGCTTACGACGTGATAAGATTCTTTGAGCCGGTAAAGATAGAAAAGCCAAAAGTTATTGATCTGCCGGAGGTTTTCCTTTTTATGACAGACGTTCTTTTAATACACGATAACCTAAGCGGTAAGATAAAGGTGGTGGTTCCCCTCTTTGTTGGAAAGGACGTAGAAGAAAGCTACTTTAAAGCAAAAGATCTTACGGAAAACATTTTGGAAAAGGTATACGGCGGATGTGTTTATCCAAAGCATTACGAAGGGAGAGAACCTGATCTAAACAAGTGGCAGTCCAACTTTAAAAAGGAAGAATTTGAAAAGGCTGTGCTTAGAGCTAAAGAGTACATAGCCCAAGGCGATGCAATACAGGTGGTACTCTCTCAGAGGTTTAAAAGAAGCTTTAAAGCAGACCCAGAGGACGTATACAGAGTGCTGAGGTTTTTAAATCCTTCTCCTTATATGTATTATCTGGACCTTTTGGAGTGTCAGGTGGTGGGTTCCTCTCCGGAGGTTTTGGTAAGAGTGGAAGAAGGGAAAGCCCTAACTAGACCCATAGCGGGGACAAGAAGGAGGGGAAAGGACGAGGAGGAGGATAGGGCTTTGGAAGAAGAGCTTTTAAAGGATGAAAAGGAAAGGGCAGAGCACTTGATGCTTGTTGATTTGGGTAGGAACGACTTGGGAAAGGTGTGCAAGCCAGGGACGGTTGTGGTAAAGGACTTTATGAGAGTGGAAAGGTATTCTCACGTAATGCATCTGGTGAGCGATGTGGAAGGGGAAGTTTTGGAAGGACTATCGCCCTTTGATGTTTTGAAGGCGTGCTTTCCTGCCGGTACTGTATCCGGCGCACCAAAGGTTAGGGCCATGCAGATAGTGGAGGAGTTAGAGCCAGAGAGAAGGGGAATATACGCAGGCAGTGTGGGTTATGTTTCCTTTGAAGGAAACATGGACATGGCCATTGCCATAAGGACAGCCATATACAAGGATGGGGAAGTTTTCGTGCAGGCTGGGGCAGGTATAGTGGCAGACTCTGACCCACACAAAGAGTGGTTGGAGACAGTTAATAAAGCAAAAGCTCTTATTAAAGCGGTGGACATGGTGGATTAA
- a CDS encoding TRC40/GET3/ArsA family transport-energizing ATPase: MRIILFSGKGGVGKTTISAATAYRLSKLGYKTIVVSLDPAHSLGDSFDIPEQEKISAKGLPIKINDNLYIQEIDVQEEIDRYWGDVYRFLELLFNTTGLSEMVSEELAILPGMEEVTSLLYVNKYYKEKEFDVLILDLPPTGESLRFVSMPTVLKWYMKKIFRVERTIMKVARPIAQRITDVPLPDDEYFKALENFYEKLKGVDELLIDPQITSVRLVANPEKMVLKESQRAMLYFNLFGTNVDAVVVNKVLPPTLSECESMSKWIITQKRYLEEMEALFYPIPIFKVPLMEDEVVGEEKLNILADLIYGDKDPSEVFFKEKPYEFLEEEGGYTVKLRAPFLTKDGLSVLKSNGEIVVRWKNFKSHIMLPRKLKDYEPAGAKLEGGMLKIRLQK, encoded by the coding sequence ATGAGGATCATACTGTTCTCTGGTAAAGGTGGTGTGGGAAAGACCACCATATCTGCCGCAACAGCATACAGACTTTCCAAACTTGGCTACAAAACAATAGTAGTCTCCTTAGACCCAGCCCACAGCTTGGGAGACTCCTTTGACATACCAGAACAAGAAAAAATAAGTGCCAAAGGCCTTCCCATTAAAATAAACGACAACCTTTACATACAGGAGATAGATGTGCAGGAGGAGATAGACAGATACTGGGGGGATGTGTATAGGTTTTTGGAGCTTCTTTTTAACACCACTGGACTGAGCGAGATGGTATCCGAAGAGCTTGCCATACTTCCTGGTATGGAAGAGGTCACCAGCCTTTTATACGTGAATAAGTATTACAAGGAAAAAGAGTTTGATGTTTTAATACTTGACCTTCCGCCTACCGGAGAATCTTTGCGTTTTGTTTCTATGCCCACAGTGCTAAAGTGGTACATGAAGAAGATCTTTAGGGTAGAAAGAACTATAATGAAGGTGGCAAGACCAATAGCTCAGAGGATAACCGATGTTCCACTACCAGACGATGAGTATTTCAAAGCCTTGGAGAACTTTTACGAAAAGCTCAAGGGTGTAGATGAGCTTTTGATAGACCCACAGATAACCTCCGTTAGACTTGTGGCCAATCCAGAAAAGATGGTCCTAAAGGAAAGCCAAAGGGCTATGCTTTACTTTAACCTCTTTGGCACAAACGTCGATGCGGTTGTAGTAAATAAAGTTTTACCCCCTACTTTGAGCGAGTGCGAAAGCATGTCTAAATGGATAATTACTCAGAAAAGATACTTGGAGGAAATGGAAGCCCTATTTTATCCAATTCCAATCTTTAAAGTCCCGCTTATGGAAGATGAGGTTGTAGGAGAAGAAAAGCTAAACATCTTGGCGGATCTAATCTACGGAGACAAGGATCCATCTGAAGTCTTCTTTAAAGAAAAACCTTATGAATTTTTAGAGGAAGAAGGCGGATACACAGTAAAACTCAGAGCTCCCTTCCTTACAAAGGACGGGCTTTCTGTTTTAAAGAGCAATGGGGAGATAGTGGTAAGATGGAAAAACTTCAAAAGCCACATAATGCTACCGAGAAAACTTAAGGACTACGAACCCGCAGGTGCAAAGCTTGAAGGAGGGATGTTAAAGATCAGGCTTCAGAAATAA
- a CDS encoding uracil-DNA glycosylase, with protein sequence MSIDIDKISATLEALRGIGFGEIYVLRKEEKKEDKSLLLKQLYERLERERKCVLYESASGYVFGEGDPNSPVVFVGEAPGEEEDKLKRPFVGRAGQYLNSKLEEVGLKREKIYITNVVKSRPPGNRVPTKEEMASCLPYLRKEIEIIKPKLIVCLGSTAMKGILGKEYPITKYRGRTFPYPYENSIKVFLTYHPAYVLRNPLSEREFLEDLKTILRLISEA encoded by the coding sequence ATGAGTATAGATATAGATAAAATTTCTGCCACTTTAGAAGCTTTAAGAGGGATAGGCTTTGGCGAAATATACGTTCTTAGAAAAGAGGAAAAGAAGGAAGACAAATCCCTACTTTTAAAGCAACTTTACGAGAGGCTTGAAAGGGAAAGAAAGTGTGTTCTGTATGAGTCTGCCAGTGGGTATGTTTTTGGAGAGGGTGATCCAAACTCTCCAGTGGTGTTTGTGGGAGAAGCTCCTGGAGAGGAAGAGGACAAACTAAAAAGACCTTTTGTAGGTAGGGCTGGACAGTATTTAAACAGCAAGCTGGAAGAGGTAGGACTAAAAAGGGAGAAGATATACATCACCAATGTGGTAAAGTCCAGACCACCGGGCAACAGAGTGCCCACTAAAGAAGAGATGGCAAGCTGTTTGCCGTATTTAAGAAAGGAGATTGAGATAATAAAGCCAAAACTTATCGTCTGCTTGGGTTCCACTGCCATGAAGGGCATTTTGGGCAAAGAGTATCCCATTACAAAGTACAGAGGAAGAACCTTTCCCTATCCCTACGAAAACAGCATAAAGGTTTTCCTAACTTATCATCCAGCTTACGTGCTCAGAAACCCTCTTTCCGAAAGGGAGTTTTTAGAGGACTTGAAGACCATTCTTAGGCTTATTTCTGAAGCCTGA
- the cmk gene encoding (d)CMP kinase, translating into MKIAVDGPSASGKSTLAKLLSQRLGIPYLETGLLYRMFGYIAFKEKVKPEEALKLFDEDFRVFFDVGKTEVYWKGKKLAEELKGEEVGKYASLLGEVPAFRERMIELFRRLVGGVQVVAEGRDVGTHIFPEAPLKFFITALTEERARRRYLELKSKGLEVSYEEILKAIQERDLRDFNRPVYPFKPAEDAHIIDTTNKTVEETLELILSIVREKER; encoded by the coding sequence ATGAAGATAGCCGTTGATGGGCCTTCGGCCAGTGGTAAAAGCACCTTAGCAAAGCTTTTATCCCAAAGATTGGGCATACCTTACTTAGAAACAGGCTTGTTATACAGAATGTTTGGCTATATAGCCTTTAAGGAAAAAGTAAAACCTGAGGAGGCATTAAAGTTATTTGATGAGGATTTTAGAGTATTTTTTGATGTGGGAAAAACAGAGGTGTATTGGAAGGGTAAAAAGCTAGCGGAAGAGCTCAAAGGGGAAGAAGTGGGGAAATACGCCTCCCTTTTGGGAGAGGTGCCAGCTTTTAGGGAAAGAATGATTGAACTTTTTAGGCGTTTGGTAGGGGGTGTCCAGGTGGTGGCTGAGGGTAGGGATGTGGGCACTCATATATTCCCAGAGGCACCATTGAAGTTTTTTATAACCGCTTTGACGGAAGAGAGGGCAAGAAGAAGATACTTAGAGCTAAAATCCAAAGGCTTGGAAGTATCATACGAGGAAATTCTCAAAGCCATTCAGGAAAGAGACCTTAGGGATTTTAACAGACCAGTCTATCCTTTTAAACCTGCGGAAGACGCCCACATTATAGACACGACTAACAAGACAGTTGAAGAGACCTTAGAGCTCATCCTAAGTATCGTCAGAGAGAAGGAAAGATGA
- a CDS encoding ATPase, T2SS/T4P/T4SS family — protein sequence MLQLILRKAIELGASDIHLKTGSVPVVRVKKRLIRLENFKPIEESQMEAFIEELLGNNKKKLAEFEEFGEADTSYSLPGLARLREVGIDTSSFARGLRAALREDPDVIFVGEIRDTETAQIALQAAETGHLVLSTLHTLDAKETVNRIIGMFNLEVREQIRIQLAETLVAVFSQRLLPRKDKAGVIPAVEVLINTPSIKECIIDPEKLNEIPNLMEKGKTVYGTQTFDQHLEELYRKGLIDYNTAIAYASKPADLELRLKGVSSGGRGFF from the coding sequence TTGCTACAGCTAATACTGAGAAAGGCGATTGAGCTTGGTGCATCAGACATACATTTGAAAACTGGTTCTGTGCCGGTTGTTAGAGTAAAGAAAAGACTAATACGTTTAGAAAACTTTAAACCCATCGAAGAGAGCCAAATGGAAGCCTTTATAGAAGAATTACTCGGCAACAATAAGAAAAAATTAGCAGAATTTGAAGAATTCGGTGAGGCTGACACCTCATACTCACTACCAGGTTTAGCCCGTTTAAGGGAAGTTGGGATAGACACTTCATCCTTTGCCAGAGGTTTAAGAGCGGCCTTGCGGGAAGACCCAGACGTGATATTCGTCGGTGAAATAAGAGATACAGAAACTGCGCAAATAGCCTTACAGGCTGCAGAAACGGGACACTTAGTTCTCTCCACATTGCACACGCTGGATGCTAAAGAAACTGTAAACAGAATTATAGGCATGTTTAACCTAGAAGTTAGAGAGCAAATAAGGATTCAGTTGGCAGAAACTCTTGTGGCAGTCTTCTCTCAAAGGCTATTGCCAAGAAAAGATAAAGCGGGTGTCATACCAGCGGTTGAAGTTTTGATAAACACTCCATCCATAAAAGAATGCATAATTGACCCTGAAAAGCTTAATGAAATACCCAACCTTATGGAAAAAGGCAAAACGGTCTATGGAACTCAAACTTTTGACCAACACTTGGAGGAGTTATACAGGAAAGGTCTAATAGATTACAACACTGCTATAGCTTACGCTAGCAAACCTGCTGATTTAGAACTCAGGTTGAAAGGCGTTTCTTCGGGTGGTAGGGGTTTCTTTTAA